A section of the Lepus europaeus isolate LE1 chromosome 19, mLepTim1.pri, whole genome shotgun sequence genome encodes:
- the MIA gene encoding melanoma-derived growth regulatory protein produces MAVMTRSLCPVLLGVVVMLSAAPGPSAGGRPMPKLAERKLCADEECSHPISMAVALQDYVAPDCRFLTIYRGQVVYVFSKLKGRGRLFWGGSVQGDYYGDLAARLGYFPSSIVREDRTLKPGKIDVKTDKWDFYCP; encoded by the exons ATGGCCGTGATGACTCGGTCCCTGTGCCCGGTGCTCCTCGGTGTCGTCGTCATGCTGTCTGCCGCCCCGGGGCCTAGCGCGGGGGGCCGCCCCATGCCCAAGCTGGCCGAGCGGAAGCTGTGTGCTGATGAGGAATGCAGCC ACCCCATCTCCATGGCTGTGGCTCTTCAGGACTACGTGGCCCCTGACTGCCGCTTCCTGACCATATACCGGGGCCAGGTGGTGTATGTCTTCTCCAAGCTGAAGGGCCGTGGACGCCTCTTCTGGGGAggcagt GTTCAGGGAGATTACTACGGAGACCTGGCTGCTCGCCTAGGCTATTTCCCCAGTAGCATCGTTCGCGAGGACCGGACTCTGAAACCCGGGAAAATTGATGTAAAGACAGAT AAATGGGATTTCTACTGCCCGTGA